One segment of Cutaneotrichosporon cavernicola HIS019 DNA, chromosome: 4 DNA contains the following:
- a CDS encoding uncharacterized protein (Major Facilitator) codes for MTSTSASGAGASAAADALATPVHNPRRVSSVRPSFSTFHEPHRRSRAASRSSHHHFDDADFKLPSLVPGIRPAYSTPLPVLPMIVLCIAMLSELLSANLSQPFMLNMVEKFFLAKGHTPEDDLDATVGLWTGNLVSVFYITQFLTSLLWSSIADRHGRRAVLVASMLGNGVALLMFGTSQSLPEAICVRLIQGIFGGAIGVFRGSVRDLTDDTNATRAYAMLGFSWGLGGVVGPVIGGVFESPSVNWPGTFLGRIPMFERLPYFLPTLLGGSIMFIGAVLACFLSWDGGVRGGQRIQLEVEKDEPLAAARGETPAPSRRPTLSQAMRISNTGDLLSPAAHEGTPLGGSMYGQTPGYSSSQAPQYGQSAPRPMPRHESMASIGTAYGYGGIRSKHPTLAARRAIEAARRRSAAQGGRGSVGEEDADRNISFATKLLLANEENTFNINDLWLSAAVAQDTAVFDDDDEYDEDLADDDDEIREGNLVDLDDASSSVVDTEDNSGTPLDSSFSSPVTQLGSPSRTNFHRTRTASLRYGRPRVFSTASTTAGFRRPSGVSSRRHSGSSNVIPAIFSNTGLASTPGIAAFEEPADDGNDLFSPTGTVRRMGVPALTAINEQQQSSPTASSSSSTHVAEKPTSRWKLLPLLVISQYGLLACHDSAHAQIFLSFIITPYKSGGVGVTPANYSVFVAIMCVGQLVYQFYLFPRLGPPLGRFSMLQMFRLGCWLYVPGYILVPLLHPIASPTSPGNFITMTSMSLISALRYCGGTFAYTAIMILINVMSPPHLIGLSNGLAQSTVSMARFFGPAIGGAIWSSAIGGNPSGYPNAFYIVTIIATIQCLGTYLIH; via the exons ATGActtccacctcggcgtcgggcgCCGGGGCCAgcgccgctgccgacgcgctcgccaccccCGTTCACAACCCCCGTCGCGTGAGCTCGGTACGACCTAGCTTCTCGACGTTCCATGAGCCACACCGCCGCAGCCGTGCGGCCAGTCGATCCAGCCACCACCACTTTGACGATGCCGACTTCAAGCTGCCTTCCCTCGTACCTGGCATCCGGCCAGCGTACTCGACGCCACTCCCGGTCCTGCCCATGATCGTGCTCTGCATC GCCATGCTGTCTGAACTGCTATCGGCCAACTTGTCCCAGCCATTCATGCTGAACATGGTCGAGAAGttcttcctcgccaagggcCACACTCcggaggacgacctcgatgcAACTGTCGGTCTTTGGACTG GTAACCTCGTGTCCGTCTTCTACATCACTCAATTCCTCACTTCGCTCTTGTGGAGCAGCATCGCCGACCGGCATGGTCGCCGCGCTGTCCTTGTGGCGAGCATGCTCGGGAATGGCGTTGCGCTCCTCATGTTCGGCACATCGCAATCT ctccCGGAAGCGATCTGCGTGCGCCTTATCCAAGGAATTTTTGGCGGTGCAATCGGAGTG TTCCGCGGGTCGGTCCGCGATCTGACGGACGACACGAACGCAACTAGAGCGTACGCGATGCTCGGCTTCTCGTGGGGCCTCGGTGGTGTGGTTGGGCCT GTTATTGGCGGCGTGTTCGAGAGCCCCTCCGTTAATTGGCCCGGAACCTTCCTTGGTCGCATCCCCATGTTCGAGCGCCTGCCGTATTTCCTGCCCACGCTACTCGGCGGCTCGATCATGTTCAtcggcgccgtcctcgcaTGCTTCCTCTCATGGGACGGAGGTGTCCGTGGTGGCCAACGTATCCAGCTCGAGGTGGAAAAGGACGAACCTCTGGCTGCGGCACGCGGCGAGACACCCGCTccctctcgtcgtcctACGCTGTCTCAGGCTATGCGTATCAGCAATACCGGTGACCTCCTGTCGCCCGCTGCTCATGAGGGTACGCCTCTTGGAGGCTCGATGTACGGCCAGACTCCAGGTTATTCGTCGTCACAAGCGCCGCAGTATGGCCAGTCTGCCCCGCGCCCGATGCCCCGGCACGAGAGCATGGCGAGCATCGGCACGGCATACGGCTACGGTGGTATTCGTTCAAAGCACCCCACGCTTGCGGCACGCCGCGCCATCGAGGCTGCACGCCGACGTTCTGCTGCgcagggagggagagggtCGGTTGGCGAAGAGGATGCCGATCGCAACATCAGCTTCGCCACCAAGCTGCTGCTCGCCAACGAGGAGAACACGTTCAACATTAATGATCTTTGGCTCTCGGCCGCCGTTGCCCAAGACACGGCGGtgttcgacgacgatgatgagTATGATGAGGACCTCGcggacgatgacgacgaaATTAGAGAAGGCAACTTGGTTGACCTGgacgacgcgtcgtcgtcggttGTCGATACTGAGGACAACAGCGGGACTCCCCTGGACTCGAGCTTCTCTTCCCCAGTTACACAACTGGGCTCACCTTCGCGCACCAACTTCCACCGCACCCGCACGGCGTCGCTGCGCTACGGTAGACCCCGTGTGTTCAGCACCGCGAGCACGACTGCTGGCTTCCGTCGGCCATCAGGTGTGTCGTCTCGCCGCCACAGCGGCTCGTCCAACGTCATCCCCGCCATCTTCTCCAACACGGGCCTCGCGTCCACGCCTGGCATTGCGGCTTTCGAGGAGCCTGCTGACGACGGGAACGACCTCTTCTCTCCCACCGGCACCGTGCGCCGTATGGGGGTCCCTGCGCTCACTGCAATCAacgagcagcagcagtcgTCTCCGACGGCATCGTCGAGTTCGTCCACGCATGTTGCTGAGAAGCCGACGTCGCGGTGGAAACTCCTGCCGCTTCTGGTCATCTCGCAGTACGGCCTGCTGGCGTGCCACGACTCGGCGCACGCTCAGATCTTCCTGTCGTTTATTATCACGCCTTACAAGAGcggtggcgtcggcgtcacACCGGCCAACTACTCGGTCTTCGTCGCCATCATGTGTGtcggccagctcgtctACCAATTCTACCTTTTCCCACGTCTTGGCCCTCCTCTTGGTCGCTTCTCGATGCTCCAGATGTTCCGTCTTGGATGCTGGCTCTATGTCCCCGGCTACATCCTGGTGCCGCTCCTGCACCCGATCGCGTCGCCCACTAGCCCCGGCAACTTTATCACCATGACGTCCATGTCACTCATCTCGGCTCTCCGATACTGCGGCGGTACCTTTGCCTACACGGCGATTATGATCCTAATT aaCGTCATGTCGCCACCCCACCTCATTGGCCTATCCAACGGCCTGGCCCAGTCGACCGTGTCAATGGCACGCTTCTTCGGCCCTGCCATCGGCGGCGCCATCTGGAGCTCGGCCATCGGCGGCAACCCCTCTGGCTACCCTAATGCCTTCTACATTGTGACTATCATCGCCACCATCCAGTGTCTCGGCACGTACCTCATCCACTAA
- a CDS encoding uncharacterized protein (Pfam:DUF2424): MAVRRRTRAPPAPLRWEETTSIVDKYWGEMTSEAIRQRVLESAPRNPLHTHRIIRKLYIAFFFLYGFFVLVPLWFLWYWPRFTRPRRSWTAQRCVRVRWSRRICAVVARCEIDWLGRDLSVQLDPSRLIHSHPVTIGIPPDSWLIGYAAKMMNQLHATRGKWHPDMVHRRSPAWSRWNPAPSPHGFAPVSAFWYSGPKASRKSKVAPRQRGDPVLLAFHGGGYVCGTAAETDATSLIYRNLVQYTPIKHVLSVDYRLANKAPWPLPLLDAIAAYYHLVAVEGIDERDILFGGDSAGGHLALATMRWIRDSGPQLGLRGPRAMLLFSPWSDTGFTHVWGDKLMKHNLGTDIIHDSFGPFAAGLLTRAMPPGCIHEDVYLSPASRLIAPDENMFAGFPPMFITYGEVERISLEITDLFRRVQLARRSQPTVVPDELYQAPDGVHDFMIFPWFAEETAAVLERLDEWLRDLLSRDDTDDDVVVSTCLGPHADLPPLGMISPATELPPPLAPLTGISGGRSGTQSSRPSPHPSPFSPFAALSPMTAPQSPYFHALSPEEKQRRQEHRAALKAAKSPRMVPVRDTPRFMYADMRHEGLHYLDIPHLDLGGGGGSGVPIGSAALEEDELRLDAEDKDVQASSDTSSSDGTSRPSSSRGQSASPPRSKM; the protein is encoded by the exons ATGGCAGTCCGGAGACGCACGCGTGCGCCCCCAGCTCCTCTCCGATGGGAGGAAACGACCTCCATCGTCGACAAGTACTGGGGAGAGATGACGTCGGAGGCGATCCGCCAGCGCGTC CTCGAGTCGGCGCCGCGCAACCCGCTACATACACACAGGATAATCAGGAAGCTCTACAttgccttcttcttcctttACGGCTTCtttgtcctcgtcccactATGGTTCCTGTGGTACTGGCCTCGATTCACGCGTCCCAGACGATCGTGGACCGCCCAGCGAtgcgtccgcgtccgctGGAGCCGTAGAATCTGCGCCGTTGTTGCCCGGTGCGAAATCGACTGGCTTGGAAGGGACCTAAGCGTGCAGCTG GATCCCTCGAGGCTTATCCACTCGCACCCAGTTACGATCGGCATCCCGCCTGACTCGTGGCTCATCGGCTATGCCGCAAAGATGATGAACCAGCTTCATGCGACGCGCGGCAAGTGGCACCCCGACATGGTCCACAGGCGGTCCCCCGCGTGGAGTAGATGGAACCCAGCGCCGTCACCGCATGGCTTTGCACCTGTCTCGGCGTTCTGGTACTCTGGACCCAAGGCGAGCCGGAAGAGCAAGGTGGCTCCCCGCCAGAGAGGAGACCCAGTGCTTCTGGCTTTCCATGGCGGCGGGTACGTCTGCGGCAcggcggccgagacggaCGCCACGTCGCTCATCTACCGGAACCTAGTGCAGTACACGCCCATCAAGCATGTCCTAAGCGTCGACTATCGTCTGGCAAACAAGGCGCCTTGGCCGCTTCCTCTTCTCGACGCGATCGCGGCCTACTATCACCTCGTGGCCGTCGAGGgcatcgacgagcgcgaTATCCTCTTTGGCGGCGATAGCGCAGGTGGGCACCTTGCTCTCGCAACGATGCGCTGGATCCGCGATTCAGGTCCTCAGCTGGGCTTACGTGGTCCGCGCGCAATGCTTCTCTTCTCCCCATGGAGCGATACCGGGTTCACCCACGTCTGGGGCGACAAGCTCATGAAGCACAACCTCGGCACGGACATTATCCACGACAGCTTTGGGCCATTCGCAGCGGGCCTGCTCACGCGAGCGATGCCACCTGGTTGCATACACGAAGACGTGTATTTGTCGCCAGCGTCGCGGCTTATCGCCCCGGACGAGAACATGTTTGCCGGTTTCCCGCCCATGTTCATCACCTACGGTGAGGTGGAGCGCATTTCGCTCGAGATCACCGACCTCTTCCGCCgcgtccagctcgcccGCAGAAGCCAACCAACAGTCGTTCCTGACGAGCTGTACCAGGCGCCCGACGGGGTACACGACTTTATGATATTCCCTTGGTTTGCTGAGGAGACGGCCGCGGTCCTCGAAcgcctcgacgagtggCTGCGCGACCTCCTGAGCCGCGAcgacaccgacgacgacgtggtcgTTAGCACATGCCTTGGCCCGCACGCTGACCTTCCCCCACTCGGTATGATCTCGCCCGCTACCGAACTGCCGCCACCGCTTGCGCCCCTCACTGGGATCTCGGGTGGGCGCTCTGGAACGCAGTCATCGCGTCCCTCACCTCATCCCAGCCCGTTCTCGCCCTTCGCGGCCCTCTCGCCAATGACAGCTCCCCAGTCGCCCTACTTCCATGCCCTCTCGCCGGAGGAGAAGCAGCGACGCCAGGAacaccgcgccgcgctcaaaGCCGCCAAGAGCCCGAGAATGGTGCCTGTGCGCGACACGCCGCGTTTCATGTATGCCGACATGCGCCACGAGGGCCTTCACTACCTCGATATTCCTCACCTGGAtctgggtggaggtggcggaTCTGGTGTACCCATCGGCTctgccgccctcgaggaggatgagcttcgcctcgatgccgaggacaaggacgtcCAGGCCAGCAGCGACACGTCTAGTAGCGATGGCACGTCGCGTCCGTCGTCGAGTCGCGGCCAGTCGGCCTCGCCTCCCCGCTCCAAGATGTAA
- a CDS encoding uncharacterized protein (Mini-chromosome maintenance replisome factor) encodes MLPVDDIIRITLRETDGDVTPEQQAALLTQVQEALQRPETIPAFSNDSRPLTLVRFRALLQDTGYPAEVYLPPNADANDWSQLRERWVGWAVEIPGEQEWVRHAPGELSSALSGLSLEPNHSVIKDKHPTAKGTEYTGALLKVYDDFSPSPASTYAVVGLVSAAPMPTSLDDDEPALAPAIHALTLTPIGNAPRPSSSAVRADLLAYLASAFSPPDEHAAELLLLSLLASPAVRPAGHAPLGTFALNLVRPRPSSDPLHSRLATLAPAAIHIPLTLPLLHAERFRPKSDGASLAPGMLQLAPGTLLLVDEDGLGAGGALSEVALRNLQALRDAVEHQAVNYEYPYMDGVRIECALRAVVSGEGKSLLPCDAVLPVSLTESAEAASEEQLTAFRQYLAEHGGAEHAAALTIPEAVATAIQDLFVEERRAGRGTDDAEGRLKRRMKIARLLALSHPEAELTEALWARALVLDDEIERREAARESERQDRKLGAPNGHSHANGHSQTNGH; translated from the exons ATGCTCCCAGTAGACGACATCATCAGGATAACTCTCCGCGAGACGGATGGTGACG taACGCCCGAGCAGCaggccgccctcctcacaCAAGTCCAGGAAGCCCTTCAACGCCCAGAGACG ATCCCCGCATTCAGCAACGACTCGCGGCCGCTCACGCTTGTCCGCTTtcgcgccctcctccaggACACTGGATACCCTGCGGAGGTGTACCTTCCTCCTAACGCCGACGCAAATGACTGGAgccagctgcgcgagcgctgGGTCGGATGGGCTGTCGA GATTCCAGGCGAGCAAGAATGGGTGAGGCACGCTCCTGGAGAGCTCTCTTCGGCTCTTTCTGGTCTGTCTCTGGAACCCAACCATTCCGTGATCAAGGACAAACACCCCACAGCCAAGGGGACAGAGTATACCGGCGCCCTGCTGAAGGTGTACGACGActtctctccatcccctGCATCGACATATGCTGTCGTCGGACTCGTCTCAGCCGCTCCGATGCCCACGTCGctcgatgacgacgagcccgCCCTCGCGCCAGCGATCCACGCGCTTACACTAACTCCGATCGGGAATGCGCcgcggccctcctcctctgctGTGCGTGctgacctcctcgcctaCCTTGCCAGCGCGTTCTCTCCGCCCGACGAACACGCCGCCGAACTACTCCTCCTATCACTCCTAGCCTCTCCAGCCGTGCGCCCGGCGGGCCACGCCCCGCTGGGCACGTTTGCGCTTAACCTTGTGCGCCCGCGACCATCGTCCGATCCCCTTCATTCCCGGTTAGCAACCCTCGCGCCGGCAGCCATACACATCCCCCTCACTTTGCCCCTGCTGCATGCCGAGCGATTCCGGCCGAAGAGTGACGGAGCCTCCCTTGCTCCTGGGATGCTCCAGCTAGCGCCCGgtaccctcctcctcgtcgacgaagACGGATTGGGCGCCGGTGGCGCGCTCAGCGAGGTGGCACTGCGTAACCTCCAAGCCCTCAGGGATGCAGTGGAACACCAGGCCGTCAACTACGAGTATCCGTACATGGACGGCGTGCGGATTGAGTGCGCGCTCCGCGCAGTCGTCAGCGGCGAAGGCAAGAGCCTCCTTCCTTGCGACGCCGTGCTCCCCGTTTCCCTCACCGAGTCGGCTGAGGCGGCCAGCGAGGAGCAGCTCACGGCCTTCAGGCAGTACCTGGCCGAGCACGGAGGCGCAGAGCACGCCGCGGCGCTGACGATCCCCGAAGCTGTTGCCACGGCGATTCAGGACCTTTTTGTGGAGgagcgtcgagctggtcgcGGTACCGACGACGCAGAAGGTCGCCTCAAGCGGCGCATGAAAATCGCCCG cctcctcgccctctcaCATCCTGAAGCGGAGCTCACGGAGGCGCTTTGGGCCCgtgcgctcgtcctcgacgacgagattgagcggcgcgaggccgcgcgGGAGTCCGAGCGCCAGGaccgcaagctcggcgcACCCAACGGCCACAGCCACGCCAACGGCCACTCACAAACCAACGGCCATTAG
- the SEC13 gene encoding uncharacterized protein (WD domain, G-beta repeat) translates to MAAAQVSKAIPVETQHEDMIHDAQLDYYGKRLATASSDKTIRIFNTVKGEAKGEPVVLKGHTAPVWQVSWAHPSFGSILASCSYDGRVFIWKEVGPGAGKSSGGEVQDGWERIKEHTLHSASVNSIAWAPYDFGPILACASSDGKISVLTFQNDGSTDAVIFNAHGSGANAISWAPSVLANPTGGKPGQPQPGVTSAKRLVSGGSDNAIRIWVFDEAAKKWIEEEEIKEHDNWVRDVAWAPNIGLPGMYIASASEDRTVKIHTRASQDSAWQSTALLPGAPASSDPHFPAAVWRVSWSIAGNILAVSCGDGKVSLWKEGVGKGWECVSDFSS, encoded by the exons ATG GCTGCAGCGCAGGTCTCCAAGGCCATCCCGGTCGAGACACAGCATGAGGACATGATT CACGATGCCCAGCTCGACTACTACGGTAAGCGGCTGGCAACGGCGTCGTCGGACAAGACGATCCGCATCTTCAACACCGTCAAAGGCGAAGCCAAGGGCGAACCCGTTGTGCTGAAGGG CCACACTGCGCCAGTCTGGCAGGTTTCGTGGGCGCACCCTTCGTTTGGGTCGATCCTTGCCTCGTGCTCGTACGACGGTCGGGTATTCATCTGGAAGGAGGTCGGCCCTGGTGCAGGCAagagcagcggcggcgaggtgcaGGACGGCTGGGAGCGGATCAAGGAGCACACCCTCCACTCGGCCAGTGTGAACTCCATTGCGTGGGCTCCGTACGACTTTGGACCGATCCTCGCATGCGCAAGCTCGGACGGCAAGATCTCCGTCCTCACCTTCCAGA ACGACGGCTCGACCGACGCGGTCATCTTCAACGCTCACGGTTCGGGCGCCAACGCCATTTCTTGGGCGCCGtccgtcctcgccaaccccacTGGCGGCAAGCCTgggcagccgcagccgggCGTGACTTCTGCCAAGCGCTTGGTGTCGGGCGGAAGCGATAACGCTATCCGTATCTGGGTCTTTGACGAGGCTGCCAAGAAGtggatcgaggaggaggagatcaaggagcACGACAACTGGGTCCGCGACGTCGCGTGGGCCCCTAACATTGGCCTTCCCGGGATGTACAttgcgagcgcgagcgag gacCGCACAGTCAAGATCCAcacgcgcgcgtcgcaAGACTCTGCATGGCAGAGCACTGCACTGCTCCCCGGTGCGCCAGCGTCCTCGGACCCCCACttccccgccgccgtgtGGCGCGTGTCCTGGAGCATTGCGGGCAACATCCTTGCGGTCAGCTgtggcgacggcaaggtgAGCCTGTGGAAGGAGGGTGTCGGCAAGGGCTGGGAGTGTGTCAGCGACTTCTCCAGCTAG
- the prp10 gene encoding uncharacterized protein (Splicing factor 3B subunit 1), translating to MADEETNGAYPKLASYTAPQEVLDEHAAMAEEDTEPDEFQERRNVKQISQRQSDYQLRRFQRRDGVGEGEDESYEDRMRRVNLEREEDRVRKFKEQKAREEAEQGVPQITEDDKTPPRALLEGDATPPRAIAGGDTPPRRKRWDEDEDGDAKAEPDRKRSRWDETPEEAEAKPKKRRSRWDQAPAEEDKPSSLAVKEEKVAAAAPQMVEDRRYRAITDDELNSLLPGKADGYETVLPPEDYVPMPAVRKMVPEDSQHASTGFMMQDENAAARAVQAAGGFQGTGEQTEIEGIGTLQFLKPEDAQYFAKVLGEGGSEADDVHYTLDDLKERKIMRLLLKIKNGTPPVRKTALRQITDKAREFGAGPLFDKILPLLMERSLEDQERHLLVKVIDRILYKLDDLVRPYVHKILVVIEPLLIDEDYYARMEGREIISNLAKAAGLAHMISTMRPDIDHVDEYVRNTTARAFAVVATALGIPALLPFLKAVCRSKKSWQARHTGIRIIQQIAMPGMMGNGVLPHLRNLVDAIAHGLEDEQQKVRTMTALALAQLAESAAPYGIESFDNVLKPLWLGIRQHRGKTLAAFLKAIGYIIPLMDPEYAGYYVKECMPILIREFQTSDEEMRRIVLQVIKQCAGTEGVQPTFIRQEVLPEFFKAFWVRRMALDRRNYRQLVETTVELAVKAGVSEIVGRITNDLKDESEPYRKMVMETIQKVVQANGAADIDERMEQLLIDGLIFAFQEQTLEDTVMLDGFAAVVGALGGRVKPYLPQIVSMILWRLTNKSAKVRMLAADLTTKLAPIIKQNDEDQLLSKLGVVLFEQLGEEYPDALGSIIAAEASIANVVGMTQMNPPVKDLLPRMTPILRNRHEKVQEATINLIGRIADRGAEFVAAKEWMRICFELLDLLKAHKKAIRRAAVNSFGYIAKAIGPQDVLSVLLTNLKVQERQSRVLSTVAIAIVAETCGPFTCIPAILNEYRTPELNVRNGCLKALAYVFQYVGEMSKDYIHSVIGLLEDSLTDRDHVHRQTACAIVKHLTIGVAGLGYEDALTHLLNLVWPNVFETSPHVIGGVMDAVEAMRVGLGPGVVLSYVLQGLYHPARRVREVYWRMYNTLVVGSVDAMVPFLPALGSSADLATGQDYTRHHLLMWV from the coding sequence atggccgacgaggagacgaaCGGGGCGTACCCGAAGCTCGCGTCTTACACGGCACCGCAGGAAGTTCTCGACGAGCATGCGGCAATGGCTGAGGAGGACACTGAGCCGGACGAGTTCCAGGAGCGCCGGAACGTCAAGCAGATCTCCCAAAGGCAGAGCGACTACCAGCTGCGGCGGTTCCAGCGGCGCGATGGAgtcggggagggagaggacgaGAGCTACGAGGACCGTATGCGTCGCGTAAACCTCGAGCGTGAGGAGGATCGCGTGCGCAAGTTCAAGGAGCagaaggcgcgcgaggaagCTGAGCAGGGCGTGCCCCAGatcaccgaggacgacaagaCGCCACCACGGGCTCTGCTTGagggcgacgcgacgccaCCACGAGCTATTGCTGGCGGAGACACGCCTCCGCGTAGGAAACGctgggacgaggacgaggacggggacgcCAAGGCAGAGCCAGACCGGAAGCGGTCGCGATGGGATGAGAcgcccgaggaggccgaggccaagcccaagaagcGGAGGTCGCGCTGGGACCAGGCGCCGGCGGAAGAAGACAAACCCTCGTCTCTCGcagtcaaggaggagaaggtcgcTGCGGCCGCGCCTCAGATGGTCGAGGACAGGCGGTACCGCGCGATCACGGACGATGAGCTCAACTCGCTCCTTCCCGGCAAGGCGGACGGCTACGAGACCGTGCTGCCTCCCGAGGACTATGTTCCGATGCCCGCCGTGCGCAAGATGGTTCCCGAGGACTCGCAGCACGCCTCGACCGGCTTTATGATGCAGGACGAGAACGCGGCTGCGCGTGCTGTACAGGCCGCGGGTGGGTTTCAGGGAACAGGCGAGCAGACGGAGATCGAGGGCATCGGGACGCTACAGTtcctcaagcccgaggaTGCGCAGTACTTTGCCAAggtccttggcgagggcggtagcgaagccgacgacgtgcactacacgctcgacgactTGAAGGAGCGCAAGATTATGCGCCTCCTGCTCAAGATCAAGAACGGCACACCACCCGTGCGCAAGACCGCGTTGCGACAGATCACAGATAAGGCGCGCGAGTTCGGTGCTGGACCTCTGTTCGACAAGATCCTGCCGCTGCTCATGGAGCGCTCGCTTGAGGACCAGGAGCGTCACCTGCTCGTCAAGGTCATCGACCGCATCCTGTACAAGCTCGATGACCTTGTGCGGCCATACGTGCACAAGATCCTTGTGGTCATCGAGccgctcctcatcgacgaggactACTACGCGCGCATGGAGGGTCGCGAGATCATCTCgaacctcgccaaggcggcAGGCCTTGCCCACATGATCTCGACGATGCGACCAGATATCGACCACGTTGACGAGTACGTGCGCAACACGactgcgcgcgcgttcgccgtcgtcgccaccgcGCTCGGTATTCCGGCgctcctccccttcctcaaggccgtGTGCCGCTCCAAGAAGAGTTGGCAGGCGCGCCACACAGGTATCCGCATTATCCAGCAGATCGCTATGCCGGGCATGATGGGCAACGGTGTGCTGCCACATCTGcgcaacctcgtcgacgcaATCGCTCATGGAttggaggacgagcagcAGAAGGTGCGGACGATGACGGCGCTCGCGTTGGCACAGCTCGCCGAGTCGGCCGCCCCCTACGGTATCGAGTCGTTTGACAACGTCCTCAAGCCGCTCTGGCTTGGTATCCGGCAGCACCGCGGCAAGACGCTCGCAGCGTTCCTCAAGGCCATCGGCTACATCATCCCGCTCATGGACCCCGAGTACGCGGGCTACTACGTCAAGGAGTGCATGCCGATTCTGATACGCGAGTTCCAGACaagcgacgaggagatgcgcCGCATCGTTCTGCAGGTCATCAAGCAGTGCGCGGGCACCGAGGGCGTGCAGCCCACGTTTATCCGGCAGGAGGTGCTGCCCGAGTTCTTCAAGGCGTTCTGGGTGCGCCGCATGGCGCTCGATCGCCGCAACTACAGGCAGTTGGTTGAGACGActgtcgagctggccgtCAAGGCAGGCGTGTCCGAGATTGTTGGGCGCATCACCAACGATctcaaggacgagagcgagccGTACCGCAAGATGGTGATGGAGACGATCCAGAAGGTCGTGCAGGCCAACGGCGCCGCGGACATCGACGAGCGCATGGAGCAGTTGCTTATCGACGGCCTTATCTTTGCATTCCAAGAGcagacgctcgaggacacGGTTATGCTTGATGGCTTTGCAGCCGTCGTCGGtgcgctcggcgggcgTGTCAAGCCATACCTGCCACAGATTGTGTCGATGATTCTGTGGCGTCTGACGAACAAGAGCGCCAAGGTGCGCATGCTGGCCGCCGACCTTACGACCAAACTCGCACCGATCATCAAGCagaacgacgaggaccagCTGCTGTCCAAGCTCGGTGTTGTGCTGTTTGAGCAGCTTGGTGAGGAGTACCCAGATGCGCTTGGCTCCATCATTGCAGCCGAGGCGAGTATCGCCAACGTCGTCGGTATGACGCAGATGAACCCGCCAGTCAAGGACCTGCTGCCCCGTATGACACCAATCCTGCGTAACCGTCACGAGAAGGTGCAGGAGGCGACGATCAACCTCATCGGCCGTATTGCCGACCGCGGTGCCGAGTTTGTCGCAGCCAAGGAGTGGATGCGCATCTGCttcgagctgctcgacctgctcAAGGCGCACAAGAAGGCGATTCGCCGTGCAGCTGTCAACTCGTTCGGATACATTGCCAAGGCCATTGGCCCGCAGGATGTCCTCTCCGTTCTCTTGACCAACCTCAAGGTGCAGGAGCGCCAGTCGCGTGTGCTCTCGACCGTTGCGATTGCCATCGTGGCGGAGACCTGTGGTCCCTTCACCTGTATCCCTGCGATTTTGAACGAGTACCGCACACCAGAGTTAAACGTGCGCAACGGCTGTCTCAAGGCCCTGGCATACGTGTTCCAGTATGTCGGTGAGATGAGCAAGGACTACATCCACTCTGTGATCgggctgctcgaggactCGCTCACGGACCGCGACCACGTGCACCGCCAGACCGCTTGCGCGATTGTCAAGCACTTGACCATTGGCGTCGCCGGCTTGGGAtacgaggacgcgctcacACATCTTCTCAACCTTGTGTGGCCGAACGTCTTCGAGACGTCACCGCACGTCATCGGCGGCGTGAtggacgcggtcgaggcgaTGCGCGTTGGACTGGGGCCCGGTGTCGTACTCTCGTACGTCCTGCAGGGGTTGTACCATCCCGCAcggcgcgtgcgcgaggtGTACTGGCGCATGTACAACACACTCGTGGTGGGCTCTGTCGACGCCATGGTTCCCTTCCTTCCCGCATTAGGGAGCTCGGCGGACCTGGCCACGGGGCAGGACTACACGCGGCACCACCTCCTCATGTGGGTGTAG